A single genomic interval of Aureliella helgolandensis harbors:
- a CDS encoding IS1380 family transposase, whose protein sequence is MKTIKADLIRKRKRRIKNRLQNSAAHDRGHPMLKGDKIAYELAQKAGGTAYGGVAAIHRFAKKIGLPKRIDDALHLFKIHRPYHESDHVLNLAYNALCGGTCLEDIELRRNDESFLDSIGAERIPDPTTAGDFCRRFDPYHINRLQDAFDQVRLDIWQQQDNAFFDQATIEMDGTIVETTGQCKEGMDISYKGIWGYHPLVITLAETGEALRLVNRSGNRPSQEGAAEQADTAISLCRQAGFRRIVLRGDTAFTQTIHLDRWHRAGVKFTFGMKAYPGLVDIAENVQIDAWKQLPRSPKYAPNTPDRDRPENVKEQIVQLRGYPNKRLTSEWVTEVPYSPTDCKETYRLVILCKELEVTKQGRLFDDCLYFFYLTNEAGDVLSTNDVVYASNDRCDQENILAQLNQCRALHAPVDNLESNWAYMVMTALSWNLKAWIGLSVPINGRWREQHKQEGRAVIRMEFKQFVEQFVRLPAQIVRSGRQLVVRLLSWSESLHVFNRWVRFALE, encoded by the coding sequence GTGAAGACGATTAAAGCAGATTTGATTCGAAAACGCAAACGACGTATCAAGAACAGGTTACAGAATTCGGCTGCTCACGATCGCGGACACCCCATGCTCAAAGGGGACAAGATTGCGTATGAGCTGGCACAAAAAGCAGGCGGGACCGCCTACGGGGGCGTCGCCGCCATCCATCGATTCGCAAAGAAGATCGGACTGCCGAAACGGATCGACGATGCCTTGCACTTGTTCAAAATCCATCGCCCCTATCATGAATCCGATCATGTTTTGAATTTGGCTTATAACGCGCTCTGCGGAGGAACTTGCTTGGAGGACATTGAACTGCGCCGCAACGATGAGTCATTTCTCGATTCGATCGGAGCCGAAAGGATCCCCGATCCAACCACCGCAGGAGACTTCTGTCGCCGATTCGATCCCTATCATATTAATCGTTTGCAAGATGCCTTCGATCAAGTTCGCTTGGATATCTGGCAACAACAAGACAATGCGTTCTTCGATCAAGCGACCATCGAGATGGATGGCACGATCGTCGAAACAACCGGTCAGTGCAAAGAGGGAATGGACATCAGCTACAAAGGCATCTGGGGTTACCATCCGTTGGTGATAACGTTGGCCGAAACGGGCGAAGCTTTACGCCTGGTCAACCGTAGCGGCAATCGTCCCAGCCAAGAAGGCGCAGCCGAGCAAGCCGACACGGCGATCTCGCTTTGTCGCCAGGCAGGCTTTCGCCGAATCGTTCTGCGAGGCGACACCGCGTTCACTCAAACGATTCATCTGGACCGCTGGCACCGGGCAGGCGTGAAGTTCACCTTTGGCATGAAGGCCTACCCGGGACTCGTCGATATCGCGGAAAACGTGCAAATTGACGCTTGGAAGCAGTTGCCTCGCTCGCCCAAATACGCCCCGAATACACCTGACCGAGACCGTCCTGAGAACGTGAAAGAACAGATTGTCCAGCTGCGTGGCTACCCCAACAAGCGTCTGACTTCAGAGTGGGTCACCGAGGTTCCTTACAGCCCCACCGATTGCAAAGAGACCTACCGCTTAGTGATCCTTTGCAAAGAACTAGAAGTCACCAAGCAGGGTCGATTGTTCGACGACTGTCTGTACTTCTTCTACCTGACCAACGAAGCGGGCGATGTGCTCAGCACCAATGACGTTGTGTATGCCAGCAACGATCGCTGTGACCAAGAGAACATCTTGGCTCAGTTAAATCAGTGCCGGGCGCTCCACGCGCCGGTGGACAACCTGGAATCGAATTGGGCTTACATGGTGATGACGGCCCTGTCGTGGAACTTGAAAGCGTGGATCGGATTGAGCGTTCCGATAAACGGACGCTGGCGTGAGCAACACAAGCAAGAAGGTCGGGCTGTGATCCGCATGGAGTTCAAACAATTCGTAGAACAGTTCGTGCGACTTCCGGCACAGATCGTTCGCAGTGGACGGCAGTTGGTGGTCCGTCTGTTGTCATGGAGCGAATCTCTGCATGTGTTCAATCGCTGGGTTCGCTTCGCGCTTGAGTGA
- a CDS encoding RDD family protein: MEQPNPYAPTSIDTSIPPSLAVGELGQDATRSERFAGAFIDGILQLLLVIPCAVVFGLAMGALLGDGFLSGIVSQVGGGILGIGGFLLINGYLLATQGRTVGKLVMKTRIVSRETGELVPFAPLVLKRYLWLWLLAMIPYIGGVVGLIDSVLIFRANRACLHDDFAGTRVIKG, from the coding sequence ATGGAACAACCCAACCCCTACGCGCCTACTTCAATCGATACCTCCATTCCTCCCAGCCTGGCTGTTGGTGAATTGGGACAGGATGCCACCCGAAGTGAAAGATTTGCGGGAGCATTCATTGATGGCATTCTTCAACTTTTGCTCGTCATACCCTGCGCTGTTGTGTTTGGCCTCGCAATGGGCGCGTTATTGGGGGATGGTTTTCTAAGCGGGATTGTCTCGCAAGTGGGAGGAGGGATTCTAGGAATTGGTGGTTTCTTATTGATCAATGGCTATTTATTAGCCACGCAGGGCCGGACCGTAGGCAAGCTGGTCATGAAAACCCGCATCGTGAGTCGAGAGACCGGAGAACTAGTCCCCTTCGCTCCACTTGTTCTCAAACGCTATCTTTGGCTGTGGCTGTTGGCGATGATTCCCTATATAGGAGGCGTGGTCGGCTTAATCGACTCAGTCCTGATCTTCCGTGCCAACCGCGCTTGTTTGCACGACGACTTTGCGGGCACGCGAGTGATCAAAGGTTAG
- a CDS encoding Zn-dependent hydrolase: MTVNLERIKRDILTLAEIGRNQADRGIYRMAFTDADMEGKRWLKEQIAAADLPCEVDGAANISAILEGHSDAPRLIVGSHIDTVPCAGALDGTLGVVVGLECLRCMHENGFQPQQTIELIAFSDEEGRFGGMFGSQSVCGLINPEKLATMKDLNGILLKDELERQGFDPLAALDAARDPESIAGYLELHIEQGPVLDSLGKSVGVVDEITGLFTWTVRLRGEANHAGTTPMEMRNDAFMGLADFAHEIPRILAENGSERSRATIGKAQILPGAANTVPGLVEFSLDCRDTSEETLEELSAAFRKALSAIARRRNLMFEFEQKSYIHPVQCSLPLVERLCHQARALGLDYQQMHSGAAHDAQIMGRMVPTGMIFVPSKGGQSHSPAEWTAWSDIEAGANLMLSTLRDFG, translated from the coding sequence ATGACGGTCAACTTGGAGAGAATCAAACGGGATATTTTGACTCTGGCAGAGATTGGACGCAATCAAGCGGATCGCGGCATCTACCGCATGGCGTTTACCGACGCGGATATGGAAGGCAAACGCTGGTTGAAAGAGCAGATTGCTGCAGCGGATTTACCCTGCGAGGTAGATGGTGCCGCCAACATCTCAGCCATTCTTGAGGGGCACAGCGACGCACCGCGTTTGATCGTGGGATCGCACATTGACACCGTCCCCTGTGCCGGAGCACTCGACGGAACCTTGGGGGTGGTCGTCGGCTTGGAGTGTTTGCGGTGCATGCACGAAAACGGCTTCCAACCGCAGCAGACCATTGAGTTGATCGCCTTCAGCGATGAAGAGGGGCGGTTTGGTGGAATGTTTGGTTCGCAATCGGTTTGCGGACTGATCAATCCCGAAAAATTAGCCACGATGAAGGATCTCAATGGCATTTTGCTGAAAGACGAATTGGAACGGCAAGGATTTGATCCGCTCGCCGCACTCGATGCTGCTCGTGATCCTGAATCGATCGCGGGCTATCTAGAACTGCACATCGAACAGGGCCCCGTGCTCGACAGTCTCGGCAAATCGGTTGGGGTCGTTGATGAAATAACAGGACTCTTCACCTGGACAGTGCGACTTCGCGGTGAAGCCAATCATGCGGGCACGACCCCCATGGAAATGCGCAACGATGCATTTATGGGACTGGCGGACTTCGCGCATGAAATTCCCCGGATCCTCGCTGAAAACGGCAGTGAGCGCAGTCGTGCAACAATTGGAAAAGCTCAGATTCTCCCGGGAGCGGCCAATACCGTGCCGGGGCTGGTCGAATTTTCGCTTGACTGCCGCGACACCTCCGAAGAAACCCTCGAGGAACTTTCCGCCGCGTTTCGCAAAGCCCTTTCCGCCATCGCACGGCGGCGCAACTTGATGTTTGAGTTCGAGCAGAAAAGCTACATCCACCCCGTTCAGTGCAGCCTTCCACTGGTAGAACGGTTATGCCATCAGGCACGAGCCCTGGGACTGGACTACCAGCAGATGCACAGTGGTGCGGCCCACGATGCTCAAATCATGGGCCGAATGGTTCCGACGGGGATGATCTTTGTCCCCAGCAAAGGCGGGCAAAGCCATTCTCCCGCAGAATGGACCGCTTGGTCCGATATCGAGGCTGGGGCCAATTTGATGCTCAGCACCTTGCGGGACTTTGGATGA
- a CDS encoding cysteine hydrolase family protein codes for MHSDPTAEEHIDPLRDVYFDSFVDTPGHREYMISGKTALLCIDLQYLDAKPGVGVFGPDQSSGVEPDAQAYYFGRLESTVLPNVRKLQDAFRSRELEVIHTRIQSLTRDGRDRGKGHKRLNLLAAPGSQEAEFLEEIAPDPSRDEIVINKTASGVFSSTNFHYVLKNLGIEALFIVGVYTNECVETTVRDACDLGYLVTVVEDCCATVTPELHEASLATLRDRYARVIAVDEAIAAVQHRQPNSVSAAAN; via the coding sequence ATGCATTCCGATCCAACAGCTGAAGAACACATTGATCCGCTTCGCGATGTCTATTTCGACTCCTTTGTCGACACTCCAGGACATCGCGAATATATGATTTCAGGGAAAACCGCCCTGCTCTGCATCGATCTGCAGTATCTGGATGCCAAACCGGGCGTGGGGGTCTTCGGTCCCGACCAATCCAGCGGTGTCGAACCGGACGCGCAAGCCTACTACTTCGGGCGTCTAGAATCCACCGTGTTGCCCAACGTCCGAAAGCTTCAAGACGCCTTCCGTAGCCGAGAACTGGAAGTCATTCACACTCGCATCCAGTCCTTAACCCGCGACGGACGCGATCGTGGAAAGGGGCACAAACGACTGAACCTGCTGGCCGCTCCAGGATCACAGGAGGCTGAGTTCCTCGAAGAGATCGCGCCGGACCCCAGCCGCGACGAAATCGTCATCAACAAAACGGCTAGTGGAGTCTTCTCCTCCACCAACTTTCATTACGTTCTCAAGAACTTGGGAATCGAAGCACTGTTCATCGTCGGGGTCTATACCAACGAATGTGTGGAAACGACCGTTCGCGATGCCTGCGACCTGGGCTATCTGGTAACCGTCGTGGAAGACTGCTGCGCTACAGTAACACCGGAGCTGCACGAGGCTTCTTTGGCTACACTCCGGGATCGATACGCCAGAGTGATTGCGGTTGACGAAGCCATTGCCGCCGTGCAACATCGCCAGCCAAATTCTGTTTCAGCAGCCGCGAATTAG
- a CDS encoding DUF1697 domain-containing protein — MRTSIALLRGINMLGRNQLPMQELVEALETLKVKNISTYIQSGNAVFQSSRPLGVTFGERLAKLIEVRRGFKPYVLVADASIIEAAIAENPFVVAEESAKTLHVYFLSAPATRPDLAKMALIQQPSEQFHLTDRFLYLHTPEGFGKSKLAARIERLLGVPATARNWRTTHKLAELIRGC; from the coding sequence ATGCGTACATCCATTGCATTGCTGCGTGGCATCAATATGTTGGGGCGAAATCAGCTGCCCATGCAAGAGCTGGTCGAAGCGCTCGAGACGCTAAAAGTCAAAAATATCTCCACCTACATCCAGAGCGGAAATGCAGTCTTTCAGTCCTCCCGTCCGCTAGGCGTGACCTTTGGCGAACGGCTCGCGAAACTAATCGAGGTGCGTCGTGGATTCAAACCGTATGTGTTGGTTGCTGACGCGAGTATCATCGAAGCTGCGATTGCGGAAAATCCTTTTGTCGTGGCAGAGGAATCTGCCAAAACGCTGCACGTCTATTTCCTGTCTGCTCCAGCTACGCGTCCGGATCTCGCGAAGATGGCCTTGATCCAACAGCCTTCCGAGCAATTCCACTTAACCGACCGCTTTCTCTATCTCCATACGCCCGAAGGTTTTGGCAAATCGAAGCTGGCGGCCAGGATTGAGCGATTGTTGGGCGTTCCGGCCACGGCGCGGAACTGGCGAACAACTCACAAGCTGGCTGAACTAATTCGCGGCTGCTGA
- the rfbD gene encoding dTDP-4-dehydrorhamnose reductase — protein sequence MIHTLPTRISGVEILRSQATGTSSKEASAWFSAISQQFGGPRRERVVCTRAGQLTAPSYYRLGGTDRTLRCLSGEMVVVVIDTRHDSPTFAQWHSFLLSSDNARGLWIPAGVAVGWQTVSPRAQLAFSQRLCQGRSQQGWLRWDDPQLAIGWPSIPQDLLEQPATALDLEEIANPDLPCLAQVRRTKVPQAKCSVWYPAAAIRRTLHRQEKTRTQIQFAKVQVDASRTPLQLPNELSNAPGVVGARQPGAAAGITSRATSAMEPTTAKDVILVIGSSGQLGHDLCRYLRQLGTVVGACRDPEKHGLLPVPTFVDISRPASIRTAIRKVRPKLIVNATGLTNVDRAEKDPRIAQLVNAAAPAIMAEEAREVGAGMIHFCTDMVFDGSGERPWNERDRPNPLNQYGRTKLLGTEAIRASGVPHLILRTGWLYSTHGENYVKSIVDLCTYRSSITLASDHFGSPTSTDWLARTLTELLSSGTNDLVGWLAQFGGLYHLSNLGFASRVEVGDQIIATCKQLTLPVVLQKFHSAKQAELPTPTPCPLNCRLDSSAIAVKFGMTLPRWQAELNLQIAKLLDSSILPAQSVA from the coding sequence ATGATCCACACTCTTCCAACTCGCATTTCTGGCGTTGAAATTTTGCGCAGCCAGGCCACTGGCACTTCAAGCAAGGAGGCGTCAGCGTGGTTTTCTGCAATTTCCCAGCAGTTTGGCGGGCCACGCAGGGAACGCGTTGTATGCACGCGAGCAGGCCAATTGACGGCCCCCAGCTACTATCGACTGGGAGGTACCGATCGAACCTTGCGCTGCCTGTCGGGTGAGATGGTCGTGGTGGTGATCGACACTCGCCATGACAGTCCAACCTTTGCACAATGGCATAGTTTCCTGCTCTCCAGCGACAACGCACGTGGGCTCTGGATTCCTGCGGGAGTGGCTGTCGGCTGGCAAACGGTCTCGCCGCGGGCGCAACTGGCGTTCAGCCAACGACTGTGCCAAGGCCGCTCTCAACAGGGGTGGTTGCGATGGGATGATCCGCAGCTGGCCATTGGTTGGCCAAGTATCCCCCAAGACTTGCTGGAGCAACCAGCCACCGCATTGGATCTGGAGGAGATTGCGAATCCAGATTTGCCCTGCCTGGCTCAAGTCCGACGCACCAAGGTACCTCAGGCCAAGTGTAGCGTGTGGTATCCCGCTGCGGCGATACGCCGCACATTGCATCGCCAAGAGAAGACTCGAACTCAAATACAATTCGCGAAAGTTCAAGTTGATGCTTCGCGCACGCCGTTGCAGCTTCCGAACGAACTGTCGAACGCACCTGGAGTGGTCGGAGCACGTCAGCCTGGAGCAGCTGCGGGAATCACAAGTCGAGCGACGTCTGCGATGGAGCCAACCACTGCTAAGGATGTAATCCTCGTGATCGGTAGTAGCGGTCAGCTGGGACATGATTTGTGTCGCTATCTACGTCAACTAGGGACGGTCGTTGGTGCATGCCGAGATCCTGAGAAGCACGGTTTGCTACCGGTTCCGACCTTTGTGGACATTAGCCGTCCGGCCAGCATTCGGACGGCGATTCGAAAGGTGCGTCCCAAACTCATCGTCAACGCCACTGGTTTAACGAATGTAGACCGGGCCGAGAAAGATCCCCGCATCGCCCAATTGGTCAATGCAGCAGCGCCGGCCATCATGGCGGAAGAGGCTCGTGAGGTGGGCGCCGGCATGATCCACTTTTGCACCGACATGGTATTCGATGGCAGTGGTGAGCGGCCGTGGAATGAACGCGACCGGCCCAATCCCTTGAATCAATACGGACGCACCAAGTTGCTGGGAACCGAAGCGATTCGCGCTAGTGGCGTGCCCCATCTTATCCTAAGAACGGGATGGCTCTATTCGACACATGGTGAAAACTACGTCAAGAGCATTGTAGATCTTTGCACTTACCGAAGCTCGATTACACTGGCGTCGGATCATTTCGGTTCGCCCACCAGTACCGATTGGCTGGCTCGCACCTTGACCGAATTGCTGTCGTCTGGAACAAACGATCTCGTGGGTTGGTTGGCGCAGTTCGGCGGGCTCTACCATCTTTCCAATCTTGGGTTCGCTAGTCGCGTTGAGGTGGGAGATCAAATCATTGCCACTTGCAAGCAGCTCACCCTGCCTGTGGTGCTGCAAAAATTCCATTCCGCCAAGCAAGCTGAGCTTCCTACACCGACGCCGTGTCCACTCAACTGTCGACTGGACTCGTCCGCCATCGCGGTCAAGTTCGGAATGACGCTGCCGCGCTGGCAGGCTGAGCTGAATCTGCAGATCGCCAAACTCTTGGACTCGAGCATTTTGCCAGCCCAAAGTGTGGCTTAG
- a CDS encoding sialate O-acetylesterase: MFTILTAQMHLSAQDLSSDADLPISDTSPANVPNADSQDAATTGGVDAGSPAVAVVEVAPQVLLPSDKEQFHLFLLAGQSNMAGRGPIAPEDLVTHPRVLSLNAGGEWQPAVAPLHFDKPGMVGVGLGRAFALQYAKDHPEVIVGLVPCAAGGSAISSWTPGGYHPQTKSHPYDDALSRTKLAMQDGVLQGILWHQGESDSGPGPSATYKSNLLELIGRFRQELAAPDVPVIIGQLGRFPGKEWNEGRYLVDASHKEIPRLANHTQFVSSAGLVDKGDQTHFASPSARVFGQRYYQAFKWEQMLQPTLTLAPSQENTRNSEGDFIQLKSGKILFVYSRFTGGMSDHAAAQLVSRSSSDGGRTWSDTERLLVDRGEALNVMSVSLLRLQDGRIALFYLKKTSLADCRPVVCYSSDEAKTWTPPAEIIPAEHVAYYVLNNDRVVQLSSGRIVVPVALHGNVGEKSQTDWAGKLTTYQSDDGGVQWHASQTLQPAHAPDGSRVHAQEPGILELNSGRLMMWFRTNAGEQYQCFSDDEGETWGATQPMGLASPTSPASIERIPSTGDLLAVWNDLSHLEVEQRKLRTPLAVAISQDEGQSWTTPQPIASDPQGWYCYTAIDFVSEPLAGHDRSVQEKQVESVLLAHVAGRQQAGQHLATTQMKRLSIAELYRRCGLPWLLESRRIWDVPKHSAFTDLVRFQGQWFGVFREGASHVSPDGALRVISSVDGQSWQSSAVLTHATADLRDAKLTVTPDQQLMLSGAAAWHDRSQHSHQSMSWFSGNGTDWSDAIEIGDPDYWMWRATWGPSGEGAAMVYNVGYATGKADGPQARLYRSADGRNYETLMDDLGVEDNPNESSMLFDQDGTCYCLLRRGAGSQSGVLGRASAPYTEWTWSDLEIRIGGPHMIRIPDGRVVAAVRLYDGRVRTSLCWVDLQAGALTEFMELPSGGDTSYPGLYWHEDRLWVSYYSSHESQDNDFLSAIYMAQVAIPGSH; encoded by the coding sequence GTGTTTACAATTTTAACGGCCCAGATGCACCTGAGTGCGCAAGATTTAAGTTCCGATGCGGACTTGCCGATTTCTGATACATCTCCTGCAAACGTTCCGAACGCGGACTCCCAAGATGCTGCGACAACTGGAGGAGTGGACGCAGGTTCGCCAGCCGTTGCGGTCGTCGAAGTTGCACCGCAGGTTTTGCTGCCGAGTGACAAGGAGCAGTTTCATCTCTTCCTGCTGGCGGGGCAATCGAATATGGCGGGCCGTGGACCCATCGCTCCCGAAGACTTGGTGACGCACCCAAGAGTGCTGTCTCTCAACGCTGGTGGAGAGTGGCAACCCGCCGTGGCGCCATTGCACTTTGACAAGCCAGGGATGGTCGGCGTGGGGCTCGGACGCGCCTTCGCCTTGCAGTACGCCAAGGATCATCCGGAAGTGATTGTGGGATTGGTGCCATGTGCGGCTGGCGGTTCGGCGATCAGCTCATGGACTCCAGGCGGCTACCACCCTCAAACCAAGTCGCATCCCTATGATGATGCACTGTCACGTACCAAGTTGGCGATGCAGGATGGTGTGCTTCAGGGGATACTGTGGCATCAAGGCGAATCAGACTCAGGTCCGGGACCCTCGGCCACCTACAAGTCCAACTTGCTCGAACTCATCGGACGCTTTCGCCAGGAGTTGGCGGCGCCGGACGTGCCTGTCATCATCGGGCAACTAGGCCGTTTCCCTGGGAAGGAGTGGAATGAGGGACGCTATCTAGTGGATGCCTCCCATAAGGAAATCCCGCGTCTCGCCAACCACACGCAATTCGTATCGAGTGCGGGGCTAGTCGATAAAGGAGATCAAACGCATTTCGCCTCCCCCTCCGCACGAGTGTTTGGGCAACGCTACTATCAAGCATTTAAGTGGGAGCAGATGCTTCAACCCACCCTGACTCTGGCACCCAGTCAAGAAAATACTCGCAATAGTGAAGGGGATTTCATTCAGCTCAAGAGCGGTAAGATCCTGTTTGTCTATTCGCGTTTTACGGGTGGAATGAGCGATCACGCAGCTGCACAGCTTGTCAGTCGCAGTAGTTCTGACGGAGGCCGCACTTGGTCTGATACCGAACGCTTGCTGGTCGATCGAGGCGAGGCGCTGAACGTCATGTCGGTGTCACTTTTGCGATTGCAGGATGGACGCATTGCGTTGTTCTATTTGAAGAAGACTTCCCTGGCCGACTGTCGACCGGTCGTTTGCTACTCGAGTGATGAAGCCAAGACTTGGACGCCACCAGCTGAGATCATTCCAGCCGAACACGTCGCCTACTATGTGCTCAACAATGATCGCGTGGTGCAACTGTCCAGTGGCCGCATCGTTGTCCCTGTGGCCTTGCATGGAAACGTGGGAGAGAAATCCCAAACCGATTGGGCGGGCAAGTTGACGACCTACCAATCGGACGATGGGGGAGTGCAGTGGCACGCCTCCCAAACCCTGCAGCCTGCTCACGCACCCGATGGAAGTCGCGTCCACGCACAGGAGCCGGGCATCCTCGAATTGAATTCGGGACGGCTGATGATGTGGTTTCGCACCAACGCGGGCGAGCAATATCAATGCTTTTCCGACGATGAGGGGGAGACGTGGGGTGCGACTCAGCCGATGGGATTAGCCTCCCCCACCTCGCCTGCTTCCATCGAACGGATTCCCTCTACGGGCGATTTGCTAGCCGTTTGGAACGACCTTTCGCATTTGGAAGTGGAGCAACGGAAATTGCGAACTCCGTTGGCGGTCGCGATCTCGCAAGACGAGGGACAAAGCTGGACAACGCCACAGCCCATCGCCAGTGATCCCCAGGGCTGGTATTGCTACACGGCTATCGATTTCGTTTCCGAGCCATTGGCGGGGCACGATCGTTCTGTCCAGGAAAAACAAGTGGAATCCGTGTTGTTAGCGCACGTCGCTGGCAGGCAGCAAGCGGGACAGCATCTAGCCACCACCCAGATGAAACGCTTGTCCATCGCTGAACTGTATCGACGCTGCGGATTGCCTTGGCTGCTTGAATCCCGAAGGATTTGGGATGTGCCCAAGCATAGTGCGTTTACCGATTTAGTCCGCTTTCAGGGGCAGTGGTTTGGCGTGTTCCGCGAGGGAGCATCGCATGTCTCACCCGATGGTGCACTCCGCGTAATCTCCTCCGTCGATGGTCAGAGTTGGCAGAGTTCTGCCGTGCTAACTCACGCCACCGCCGACCTGCGCGACGCCAAACTCACGGTAACTCCCGATCAACAACTGATGTTGTCCGGTGCAGCGGCCTGGCACGATAGATCCCAGCACTCGCACCAATCAATGAGCTGGTTCTCCGGCAATGGGACGGATTGGTCGGATGCAATTGAGATAGGCGATCCCGACTACTGGATGTGGCGCGCCACTTGGGGCCCCAGCGGTGAGGGGGCAGCCATGGTCTATAACGTGGGGTACGCAACTGGAAAGGCTGATGGGCCCCAGGCGCGCTTGTACCGCAGTGCTGACGGCCGCAATTATGAGACGCTCATGGATGATTTGGGCGTAGAGGATAACCCCAACGAATCATCGATGCTGTTTGACCAAGATGGCACTTGCTACTGTTTGCTGCGCCGTGGCGCGGGGAGCCAGAGTGGTGTACTAGGAAGAGCTTCTGCACCGTATACGGAATGGACATGGAGCGATTTGGAGATTCGCATCGGCGGACCTCATATGATTCGAATTCCGGATGGACGCGTGGTAGCGGCGGTTCGTCTGTATGACGGACGTGTGCGAACTTCGCTGTGCTGGGTCGACTTGCAAGCAGGGGCTTTGACCGAGTTTATGGAATTGCCATCGGGAGGAGATACCAGTTATCCCGGCTTGTATTGGCACGAGGATCGCTTGTGGGTGAGCTATTACTCATCCCATGAGTCGCAGGACAACGACTTTCTTTCTGCGATCTACATGGCCCAGGTTGCCATACCGGGGAGTCACTAG